In the genome of Longimicrobiaceae bacterium, the window CCTACCACCACCATCGGCGCGGAGCCGGAAGCGTCGGACAGCGCCGTGCGGAGCCGCCGCCCGAGCGGGTTGGCGCCGCCCCACAGCCGCCGCGCCAGGTCGCTGCCGATGATCACCGCATCGACGTGCATGGGGCGCGCGGCGTCATCCGGCGGATGCGCGTATTCGCCGGCGTCGAAGTCGCGGCCGCTCACGACGGGGATGCCGAACGTGCCGAAGTAGCCCTTCGGCGCGGCGATCAGGGTCGCCTGCATGGCGGGGCCGTACGCGACCTTCGCCACGCGGTCCGCGGGGTGCACCGCGAGCGGCACGGTGACCGTGCCCATCTGCATGGGCATCGCGGCGACCACGCCCGGCATCGCGGCGACGCGCTGGACGGCCGCGTCGATGCGGGATGCACGTTCCGCCGCGGACACCCGCCCGGCCCACGTGTCGAGCTCGATCTCCGCGACACGCCCGGCGACGGTGGACCTCGCGCCGCTGCCCGCGTCCGCCGCCATGGTCGCCACCACCACGCCGAGCGCCACGAGCAGCGGCTGGGTGAGCGCGATCTGGGCGACGACGAGCGCGCGCTGCAGCCGCGGGCGATTGGCGGCCACGGACGGCGATGCGCTCTTCAGCACCTCGCCCACGGAGACGCGCGTGGCGTGCAGCGCGGGTGAGACG includes:
- a CDS encoding FtsX-like permease family protein, translating into VSPALHATRVSVGEVLKSASPSVAANRPRLQRALVVAQIALTQPLLVALGVVVATMAADAGSGARSTVAGRVAEIELDTWAGRVSAAERASRIDAAVQRVAAMPGVVAAMPMQMGTVTVPLAVHPADRVAKVAYGPAMQATLIAAPKGYFGTFGIPVVSGRDFDAGEYAHPPDDAARPMHVDAVIIGSDLARRLWGGANPLGRRLRTALSDASGSAPMVVVGVVDAAAAGPAEVKGQIRVYVPYMPMNTGVIARTAGPAPPMLNEIRKLVAAEAPQMPVVRAETMEQREERARRDLLRTSGAVAGGGLLALLLSAVGLYAVVSFMVGQHTREIGIRTALGAQRGQVVRMFFTRGLALGAIGLLIGLPLSMVATRLISNALNWPLASPPLLGVAIAAVVLGVASVAVWIPARRASRVDPLVALRTE